In Polaribacter pacificus, the genomic window TGCGTTGTCTGTGGTGTATTCAAACTTAGGAATATAACTAGTCCAACCCCAATGTTGCTCAGCCATTTTAAGGCGTTTTCTAATTTCTGAATTAGCAGAAACTCCTCCAGCAATAGCAATATGGGTAATTTGAGTTTGTTTGACTGCATTTTTAAGTTTGTCCATTAAAATTTCTATGATGGTGTACTGTATGGATGCACAAATATCGTAGAGGTTTTCTTTAATGAAATTAGGTTGCTCTTTTTCTTGTTTTTGGATAAAGTATAAAATGGCCGTTTTTAATCCGCTAAAACTAAAATCAAGATCTCCAACTTTAGGTTTGGTAAACTTAAAAGCTTTTGGGTTTCCCAACTGTGCGTATTTGTCAATTAAGGGTCCTCCAGGATAAGGAAGTCCAAGTATTTTTGCAGATTTATCAAACGCTTCTCCAACCGCATCATCAATGGTTTCTCCTAAAATTTCCATATCAAAATGATTGTTTACTTTAACAATCTGAGTATGACCTCCGCTTATGGTAAGGCAGATAAATGGAAAAGGAGGAATCCTGCTATCTTCTTCTTTGATAAAGTGCGCTAAAATATGAGCTTGCATATGGTTAACATCTAACAATGGAATCTTTAAACCCAAAGCCAAAGATTTTGCAAAGGAAGTACCAACTAACAAAGAACCCATTAATCCAGGACCTCTTGTAAAAGCTATTCCATGTAATTGGTGTTTTTCTATGTTGGCTTCTTTTAGTGCTTGTTGTACCACGGGTACAATGTTTTGTTGATGGGCTCTTGAAGCCAACTCTGGCACCACACCACCGTATTTAGCATGCACCTCTTGATTGGCAACCACATTGCTTAAAACTACTCCGTTGCAAATTACGGCAGCACTCGTGTCATCACATGATGATTCTATTCCTAAAATATAGATTGACTTTTGGCTCAAACGATTAATTGTTTTAAATTGCTTGTGCAAAAATATCGATTCAAATTCAATAGTTATTAAAAATTGAACTTTCTTTGCAATTAATGGCAGCATTTTTGATTATTATCACAATAAGGCTACTTAATTTAAACAAAATTGACCATCAAAAACACGATTCGTAAAATAGTACATTTATTCAGCTATATGCTGCTTTTTTTGTTTTTGATGAGCATCGTTTTTTCTATTCCTGCTGTTCAAACTCGATTGGCCAAAACTCTTACTAAAACATTAAATAAAGAATTTAAAACAGACATTGTTGTAAAGCAGGTTGATTTGTCTTTTTTGGGTTCTGTTCGTTTAAAAGGAGTTGAAATAAGAGACCATCATAAAGACACCTTACTTTTTGTTGATAAGCTAAGTACTTCTTTGCGAGATGTTAAAAAAATAATGGACAACGATGTAAATTTAGGGAACGTTTCTCTTGATGGTGTTCAGTTTTTTATGACAACCTACAAAGGTGAAACTGATGATAATTTAGCTGTTTTTGTTGAGAAATTTAATACGGATACTCCTGTAGATTCTTTGGCTCCAACATTTTTACTGTCCACAAAAAACATCTATCTTAACAATCTTACTTTTCGTATTTCAGATGCCAATAACAAAGAGCCTTTATCATTGGCATTATCAGATGCAGGTGGTAGTTTGAGTGATTTTCGTATCGAAGGAGCCAATGTATATGCTAAGCTTCGCGGTTTATACTTTAATCATACCACAGGAATTGAGGTTGTAGATTTAACCACTGATTTTACCTATACCACTTCACAAATGCTGTTTGAGAACACCCGAATCAAGACAGCACATTCATTAGTTCAGGCCAATATTAAATTTGATTATAATCGAGAGGATTTACAATTTTTTACAGACAAAGTACTTATAAAAGCAAGCATCGATCAAAGTGATTTGGCTATGCAAGACCTGCATAAATTATACGAAGAAATTGACGGTGATGATATTTTGCATTTTAATGGAGAGTTTAATGGGTATTTAAACAATTTTAAGATAAACGGGTTTGATTTAGTTTCTGATGAAGGAATGAAAATTAAATCAGAAATGAGTTTTAAAAATATTTTAAATGCTGATAAAGATTTTCTCTTTGATGCCGCTTTAACAAATATTACAGCAAACCACCAGCAATTAAAAAGCATACTTCCTAATTTGCTTGGTAAAACCCTGCCAACAGAATTGTCACGGTTAGGTAATTTTAGACTTTCTGGTAAGACCTTTGTTAGTAGTGATAAGATTAAGGCCAATGTATTGATCAATTCAAAACTAGGAAAAGCGAGAGCAGACCTAGAACTTACAAATATTACAAATATTGACAACTCAGATTACAAAGGAAGAATTTCTTTGATTGATTTTAATATTGGTGCTTTTATTAATGAATCATTGTTTGGTAAGGTTAGCTTGGATGCCGATGTAAATGGTTCTGGTTTTAAATTAGAAAATATCAATACCGGAGTTATAGGAAGTATTAAACAACTAGAGTTTAATGATTATGTGTATCAAAACTTATATGTCGATGGTCTTTTTCAGAATCGTTTGTTTAATGGGAATTTAAAAGTTGATGATGCATTTTTAAAAATGCGATTTAATGGTTTGGCAGATTTTTCGTCAAGCGTCAATAAATTTGATTTTACGGCAAGTATAGAAGAAGCTAATTTACTTAAAACGAATTTGTTTACCAGAGATAGTTTATCTAATATCAAAGGTGATATTGTAATCGATGTTGTTGGAAATAATTTTGATAATATTGTTGGAAGAGCCAACTTTAAAGATGTGGTTTACACCAATCAAAAACAGGCTTATGTTTTTAAAAACTTCTCAGTCGTTTCTGGACTTGACAAAGAGGTGAAAACGATCAAAGTTAGTTCGGATGATATTGTTCAAGGACAATTAAACGGAGTCTTTACTTTTAATCAATTACTGCCAATAGCCCAGAATGCATTGGGTAGCATGTATACAAATTACAAGCCTTACCCAGTTGATACAGATCAATATATTGAGTTTGATTTTAAAATTTACAATCAAATTGTAGATGTATTTTTTCCTCAAATTTTTATAGGAAGTAACACCACAATTAGAGGGCGTTTGGATTCCAAATCAAATGATGTCGTTTTTACTTTTATTTCTCCTAAGGTAGTGGCCTATGGCAATGAAATCGATGAGCTTTCATTAAGGATAAATACGACAAACCCGCTATACAACACGCATCTAATGGCAGAAAATATCAAGACCAAGTATTATGATGCTACCAAGCTAAACTTGATCAATAGAACCCAAAATGACACCTTGTTTTTTAAGTCAGAGTTTAAAGGAGGGATCCAAAACTCCGAAACCTACAATATGGACTTTTATTATACTTTTAATGAAGATCAAAAGTTTGTTTTAGGTATTGAAAAATCGATATTTAATTTTAAGAATAACGTTTGGAATATTAATCCAGAAAGCAATAAAGATAATAAAGTTGTTTTTGATTTTAAGAAGGAAGAATTCGTTTTTAGTCCTTTTAAATTAGCATCAAATGAACAAGAAATTACTTTTTTAGGGACTCTTAGAGATTCTACATATAAAGATTTAAAGATCAATTTTAAAAAGGTAGAGCTCTCTAGTTTTTTGCCTCCAATAGATAGTTTATCTATGTATGGTGTTTTAAGTGGTGATTTGGACTTTTTGCAAAAAGATGGAGTGTATTCGCCAGAGGGAAACCTAGACGTTGAGAACTTTAAAATCAATTCATTTGAGCAGGGGGATTTAAAATTGTCTGTAAAAGGAAACAACTCCTACGAAAAATACAATGTAGACTTGAGTCTTACTCATAACGGAAGCCAAAGTATTTTTGCCAATGGGGATGTTGATTTTAGTGCAACAAGACCAGAATTAAAAAACTTTATAGTAAAATTAGATCAGTTTCAGCTCAATGCTTTTAGTCCACTAGGTCAGGATATACTTACTAGACTTCGAGGAGAAGCATCTGGAGAATTTAGTGTTAGTGGCTTTTTGGGAAACCCAAGTATGAAAGGAGAAATAACACTCAAAGATGCTGGATTAAAATTTCCGTATTTGAATGTTGATTATGATTTTCAAGGCATCACAAAAATTTCTTTAGAAGATCAATCTTTTAATTTTGATCAGCTAACCTTGCAAGATGTTAAGTATGGAACCATCGGTGATTTTAGCGGAAGGATTTCACACTTGAATTTTAAAGATTGGTATTTAAACCTTAAGATAGACACAGAAAATTTATTGGTACTAGACACTGAAGATGCAGAAGAAACCCTGTACTACGGGACAGCCTTTATTAATGGAGGAGCTCATCTTTATGGGATGACTAGTAGTTTGCAAATTGATGTAAATGCCAAAACCAATCCAAATACAGTTTTTGTCTTGCCTTTAAGCGATTTAAAAACAGTAGATAATTTTAGTTTGATACGTTTTGATTCTGAGTTAAAAACAATTGATCCTAAGTCGCAATTTGCTGTTAATACACCCAAAGGACTTAATTTAAATATCAATTTAGAAGTTACCAAAGACGCAACAGCAGAAGTTGTTATTGATAAAAAAACAGGAAGTTCTTTAAAAGGGAATGGTAATGGGGATATTCAACTAAAGATCGATACTAGAGGCGGGTTTTCTATGTATGGAGACTTTATAGTAGACAAAGGTAAATACGAGTTTAAAAATAGTGGAATTAACAGAACTTTTGAAGTAGAAAAAGGCGGGACAATTTCTTGGAACGGAGATCCAACCGATGCCAATTTAAATGTAACTGGAATTTACGTAGCCAAAGCAAACCCAGGACAATTATTAGAAAACTTTAATAGCAATAGAAAAATACCAGTAAACTTAATTACAAGAATAAGTGGAGGTTTGTACAATTCAAAACAAGAATTTGATATTGAAATTCCCAATGTTAATTCAGCGATTAAATCAGAACTTGATTTTAAATTGAATGACAATAATGTTGGTGAAAAAACCAAGCAATTTTTAACCTTGTTGGTAACCAATAGTTTTTACAATCCTAATGGTTCAGGATTCAATAGTTCTAATGCAATCATAGGAACCACTTCTAATGCGATTTCTAATGTTTTATCAGATCTAATTAGCAGTAGCGATGGCAAGGTTCAATTTGGTGTGGGTTATGATGTGGCAAATAAGAGTGATATCGATAATTTAAATACAGATGACTTGGTTAATGTATCAGTTGGTACTCAGATTTCTGATCGGGTAATTATTAATGGTAAAGTTGGGGTTCCGGTAGGGTCTAAAACTCAATCGAGTGTTGTAGGAGAAGTTAAAGTAGAGGTACTGTTAAATGAAAAAGGAAACTTTAGAGGTGTTATTTTTAATAGACAAAACGAGATTCAATACTCAACAGAAGAAGAGGGCTATACGCAAGGTGTAGGACTTACCTATCAAGTAGATTTTAATAATTTGTCTGAGTTGCTACAAAAAATGGGGCTTAAAAAACAAAGAAAAAAGCAGTTAGAACAATCAAAAGACACTGTTGTGATGCCAACTCAACCAAAAACAGTCAAATTTAATCCAGTAAAAAAGAATGCACAATAAGTATACGCTTGTGGTGTTGGCGGCTGGCATTGGTAGTCGTTATGGAGGAACCAAGCAATTGGATGAAGTATCTGCATCTGGAGCAAGTATCATGGAATTTTCTATTTACGATGCCATCAAAGCTGGGTTTACAAACATCGTTTTTATTCTTCGAGAAGATATCTTAACAGAGGTTAAAGCAGATTTTGATAGCAAATTAGCAGGGAAAGCTACTGTTGCATACGTTTGCCAGGAGATCCAAAATATTCCAAAAACATACCAGAACAATTCTCGAGTAAAACCTTGGGGTACTGGACATGCGCTGTTGGTGGCAAAAACGCATATCCAAGAAGAGTTTTGTGTAATTAACGCTGATGATTTTTATGGCTTTGATGCTTTTAAAGCGATGTATCGATTTTTAAAAACCAATACAGATAGACAGCAATACGCTATGGTCGGTTATCCTGTGCAAAATACTTTGTCTGCAAATGGATCGGTTTCTAGAGGACAATGTTATGTAGATTCAGACCTGCAATTGCTAAAAATTACAGAACGAACAGCTATTGTTCAAAAAGAAGATGTTATCAGTTATAAAACAGCAGCTGGTAAGGAGGAGCTCTTGCCTAAGGATACTTTGGTTTCAATGAATTTTTGGGGGTTTTATCCTGAGTTTTTTAGCGATCTAGAAGCGGCCTTTGAACAGTTTTTAAGTGTTAATTCTAATTCTTTGACTACCGAGTTTTATTTACCCTCGGTGATAGATGAGTTATTGCAAAAACAAAGGGTAAGGGTGCGTGTTTTAGAGACTTCTGCCAATTGGATGGGGGTTACTTACCAAGAAGATAAAGAGTTGGTTGTGAGTAGAATAAAAGATTTTATTGCTCAAGGGGCTTATCCAGAAAATTTATGGAGATGATACAGGTGCAAGAAGTTTTTAAAGCTTTTGATACTCAAACAAGCATAGAGTCTTTTACGGTTTTAAATACTGGGCATATCAATGATACCTATTTAATAGAGACAAAAGAGGGTGTGAAATTTGTCCTCCAAAGAATCAATAGTAATGTCTTTTCTGAAGCGGCTTTGATGATTCAAAACAAGGTTTTGGTGAGTTTGCACTTGCAAAAAAAAATGCAACAGTACTCAAAAGATAAGCTTCATCAGCATGTATTGAGCTTTGTAAAAACTCAGCAGGGTGCTTTCTTTTATGTGGATCATAATAATCATTATTGGAATCTGTCTTTTTTTATAAAAGGATCGATTACCTATGAAAAAACACCTAACACAGCAATTGCCTATCAGGCAGGGAAAGCGACCAGTGAGTTTTTGGCCTTAACTGCAGATTTTCCATTGGAATCTATCAAAACAATTTTACCAGATTTTCATAGCATTGATAATCGTTACAGACAGTTTCTTACTGCGTTAAATGCAGCTAGCCCGACAAGGTTAAAGACTGCTGAACTGCTGATAGATTTTGTGCAAAAAGAACAAGAAAACATGCGAGTTTTAGATGAGGCGATTACTATGAATAAGCTTCCGCTGCGGTTAACCCATAACGATACGAAAATTTCGAACATACTTTTTAATGCTTCAGATATAGCTATCTGTTTGATTGATACAGACACAGTAATGCCAGGTGTACTACACTATGATTATGCGGATGCAATCCGAACCATTTGCAATACGGCAGATGAGGATGAATCCGATTTGTTAAAAGTGCAGTTTCATTTGGATTATTTTAAATCCTATACTCTAGGTTTTAGTGAAAATATCAAAGAAAATTGTACCTTAGAAGAAGTGAAACTTTTACCGATTAGTCTTCAGGTATTGCCATTTATTATGGGGCTCCGGTTTTTAACTGATTATTTAAATGAGGATGTTTATTATAAAACAAACTATCCTGCACATAATTTAGATAGAGCCGCAAATCAGTTTACTTTGGTAAAAGAAATTCAACAAAATTTTTCAGAAATTAAAACGTACATCACTCAGGTTTTTTCTTTTTAATGCATCTATTTCTTTATTGTATTTAAGGACTGTTTTTCGAAATCGTTTTCGCTTTTTTTTCTGAATGTTAGCTAATTAATCGGTAACTTTATAGATATAAAAGATGGAGAAAATTAAAAAAATAGCAGTACTAACTTCAGGAGGAGATTCACCTGGAATGAATGCAGCCATTCGTTCTGTGGTAAGGACTTGTGCGTTTTATAAGATTGCATCTGTAGGGATTTACAGAGGTTATCAGGGGATGATTGAGGGAGATTTTATCAATCTTAATGCTCGGAGCGTTAATAATATTATTAACAAGGGAGGTACCATCCTAAAATCAGCAAGGTCTACGGAGTTTAGAACAGAAGAGGGTAGACGTAAAGCATATAAGCATTTAAAAGAGAATGAAATTGACGCCTTAGTAGTTATTGGTGGAGATGGAAGTTTTACAGGTGGCGTTGTTTTTAATCAAGAATTTAATTTCCCTATTGTGGGTATTCCAGGGACCATCGATAATGATATTTATGGAACTACACATACATTGGGTTTTGATACAGCACTCAATACAGCTGTAGAGGCAATTGATAAAATACGTGATACCGCTTCTTCACATAACCGCTTGTTTTTTGTTGAGGTGATGGGACGAGATGCTGGTTTTATCGCTTTAAATGCAGGAGTAGGAGCAGGTGCAGAAGAAATTTTAATACCCGAAGAAGACTTAGGCCTAGACCGTATGTTAGATTCTCTAAAAGCAAGTAGAAAATCAGGTAAATCATCCAGTATTGTTGTGGTTGCAGAAGGAGATAAAACAGGTAAAAACGTTTTTGAACTGGCAGATTATGTAGAGAAAAACTTGCCAGAATACGATGTGAGAGTTTCTGTTTTAGGGCATATGCAACGCGGAGGTTCTCCAAGCTGTTTTGATCGCGTTTTGGCCAGTAGGTTAGGTGTAAAAGCGGTAGAATTATTATTAGAAGGAAAAACAAATTTAATGGTAGGATTGGTCAATAATAAAATCAAGCCTACAGATTTAGAAAAAGCAATAAAAGGACATCATAAAATTGATACAGAATTATTGAGAGTGTCAGATATTATGTCAACATAAACAGATTAAATAGAACGTAAATGATAAAAATTGGAATTAATGGATTTGGACGTATCGGAAGGTTGGCTTTTCGATCTGCAATGGAGAGAGACAATGTACAAGTGGTAGGAATAAATGACTTACTAGAAGTAGATTATTTAGCATACATGCTTAAATATGATTCTGTTCATGGAGCATTTAAAGGGACTGTAGAGGTAAAAGATTCACAAACCCTTATGGTAAATGGAAATCCAATACGAGTAACAGCAGAAAGAAACCCAAGTGATTTAAAATGGGATGCCATTGGAGCAGATTATGTTTTGGAGTGTACAGGTATTTTTAAAAGTAAAGAACAAGCTAATTTACATCTTCTAGGAGGTGCAAAAAAAGTAATTATTTCTGCTCCTTCAGCAGATGCTCCTATGTTTGTAATGGGAGTTAATCATCAGCTTTTAACCAAAGAAGATACTATCATTTCGAATGCGTCATGTACCACAAATTGTTTGGCACCCATCGTAAAGGTATTGCATGATAATTTTGGAATTGTAGAAGGTTTAATGACTACAGTGCATTCTACAACGGCAACTCAAAGAACTGTTGATGGACCTTCATCAAAAGATTGGAGAGGTGGTAGAGCTGCCTTGCACAATATTATCCCATCTTCTACGGGTGCTGCAAAAGCGGTTAGTAAGATTATTCCTGCCATGAAAGGGAAGCTTACAGGAATGGCATTTAGAGTTCCAACTATGGATGTTTCTGTGGTTGATCTTACTGTGCGACTTGAAAAAAGTACCAGTTATGAAGATATTAAAGCAGCGATGAAGACTGCTTCAGAAAATGATATGAAAGGTGTTTTAGGATATACTGAAGAATTGTTGGTTTCACAAGACTTTGTTGGAGATACTAGAACTTCTATTTTTGATGCAAATGCAGGGATGGCTTTAAATGATCATTTTGTTAAAGTGGTTGCCTGGTATGACAATGAGATTGGGTATTCTACTAAGTTGGTTGATTTAGCTGTATATGCTGCTACCTTATAAGAGCAAATAAGAATAAAAAAAACGCGGCTTTGAAAATCAAAGCGGCGTTTTTTATTTAATAGCAATCATGCTAATTTCTACATTTACAAACTTGGGTAAGTTTGCAACTTCAACGGTTTCACGTGCAGGAGCAGTTTCTTCATTAAAATAGTCTGCATACACTTCATTAATTGCAGCAAAATTATTCATGTCAGAAATAAAAATACTTGTTTTGACAACCTGTTCAAAATTCATTTCTGCAGCTTCTAAAACGGCTTTTAGGTTTTCCATAACCTGTTTAGTTTCTACAGCTATAGAATCTAAAACCAATTCTCCATTTTCTGGATTAAAGGCGATTTGCCCTGAGGTGTAAAGTGTGTTTCCTGCTAAAATGGCTTGGTTGTATGGGCCGATTGGAGCTGGCGCTTTGCTTGTAGTGATGATTTTTTTCATTTTATTTAAATTTTCTTAATTTTTAATATAACAAACGATCAGGTAAGCTTCGTTTATCCCATTTCAAATCGTTTAGGATTCCAGATTTTACACCAATTCTAAAATAATAAGATTTATTTACTCCAAAAGGAGACCAATCAAAATTAAAGTTCCAGCTGTCTAGATCTCTGGTAAAACCAAGTCTTGTGTATGAGAAACCTTTGTTTTCAAAATCATAACCAGAGCTAAATCGGACAGACCATTTAGGTGTTAGTTCTATATTTCCATTAAACATTAAGGTGTTAGAGCCAATTCCTTTAATAATTCCATTATTGCTGTAATTTACAGCATACATTAGGTTTAGACTCCATGGAACTGATGCTTTGTAAAGTTGTGCTTTCTTTTCTGTGTTTGAGTTGTTAGGGTCTCCGTTGGTGTTTGCGTTGTCTCCAAACTGATCGTTAGAAGGTGCGTCAAATTGAGTTTTTTTAGGTTCTTTTTTCTTAAAATCTGTACTTGATATTGAATAGTTAGCAGAAAGTGTAGCGCTGGTTACTCTAAATAGATTGCTGTTAAACTTGTCAATTCTATTACCATTGCTGTCTAGTTGGTATGGGTCTAGAATCGCCCCCATATTTACGGTTAGTTTGTCTTTAAATAGCAAGGTTCCGGCACTTACATTTACAGGACTCCAACGCAGACTGTCAGCGGCTATATTATAAAAGGTGTTAAAGTTTAAGTTGTTTAATAAGGTAATTTTTTTGTCTTCTAGATTAGTAGAGTCTCTTGATGCTACTTTAGCTTCTAAAACATTGTTTACGGTTATTCCAATCGAGTTTGATAAACCGCTTCCGGGTTGACCATAAATACCGTTTTCAAAAGGTGAGTAGGTTTCTAGATCAAGAGGGTCTGCACTTTGCTGAACTTGTAAATTGTACTGATCAGCAAAATCAGGTCGGTATCCATAAGAAATAGAAGGTCTAACCGTATGCCTAATCGTTTTTATTCGCCCTTTTAGATTGTAAACCCCGTATAATGTAGTACTCAAAGCAACACCCAGGTTGTATTCTCTAAAACTTTTAAAACCTTTGATAGTTTCGGTAACTGCCGTGGTCGTTAGAGGGTCATAGTTTTTTTGAATATAATCAAAATTCCAAACCTCTTTATATGTTGCGCTTGGAGCTAAGGTAAAATATTTAAAAACTTTTAGATTTGTGCTAGCATTTGCATTGTGTTGGATTCCCGCTTTTGCTGTATCAAACATTTCTGGTTTAAAGAATAGAGAATCTACGGTGTTGATTCTATAATCTCCTTTAAGGCTATAGTTTACACCCATCTTTTGCAGAGCATTGGTTTTCTCTCCATTTTTACCTGAAAAAGGGTAGACGCGATCCATGTTTACCTGAACAGAAGGCAAGGTCATAGTAATGGCCTGTGTATTGGTGTTCTGTGAGTGTGTTGCAGTAGCGTTTAGATTAAAAGGAGTTCCTACAAATTTTCGATAATATGAAATTGAAGAGCTCAGTGTATTTGTTAAAAAATCATT contains:
- a CDS encoding putative LPS assembly protein LptD, with the translated sequence MQTKTLHILLLSFLSLFCFQLTYGQDIKAKTKALSIPSKQKDSILKKDSLLLKKPTDTLKKDSLKTKKSAIEFIITHNAHDDMIQDLKNKRTILYNNAHVIYGDIDLKAGIIIVDNKNNTLFAKGIKDSLGYQQRPVFKQGTQESEQDSILYNFESKKAIIYNLKTNQNGLITYGEKTKKVNDSTIYIRDIKFTTSNKPNPDYYIRTKKAKLVPGKKIIVGLSNLVIADVPTPVAIPFAYFPTTETRSSGFIIPAWGQTTNQGYFLQNGGYYIALNDYVDITLLGDLYTNGSWGITAQSNYVVRYKYNGNFSFKYENLIQSLKGFDDYSKRTNFNIRWSHNQDSKSNPNSRFSASVNLGSSKYYRESLNEANNNDFLTNTLSSSISYYRKFVGTPFNLNATATHSQNTNTQAITMTLPSVQVNMDRVYPFSGKNGEKTNALQKMGVNYSLKGDYRINTVDSLFFKPEMFDTAKAGIQHNANASTNLKVFKYFTLAPSATYKEVWNFDYIQKNYDPLTTTAVTETIKGFKSFREYNLGVALSTTLYGVYNLKGRIKTIRHTVRPSISYGYRPDFADQYNLQVQQSADPLDLETYSPFENGIYGQPGSGLSNSIGITVNNVLEAKVASRDSTNLEDKKITLLNNLNFNTFYNIAADSLRWSPVNVSAGTLLFKDKLTVNMGAILDPYQLDSNGNRIDKFNSNLFRVTSATLSANYSISSTDFKKKEPKKTQFDAPSNDQFGDNANTNGDPNNSNTEKKAQLYKASVPWSLNLMYAVNYSNNGIIKGIGSNTLMFNGNIELTPKWSVRFSSGYDFENKGFSYTRLGFTRDLDSWNFNFDWSPFGVNKSYYFRIGVKSGILNDLKWDKRSLPDRLLY